One segment of Geminicoccaceae bacterium DNA contains the following:
- a CDS encoding type II toxin-antitoxin system Phd/YefM family antitoxin gives MRTISATDFRKNMSAEADRLVDDVDVTLVTRTGASNFVVMSEADFNSWRETLYLLGSPKNAAHLLDSLRELDAGKGEARDLLRPSDMDA, from the coding sequence ATGCGCACCATTTCCGCGACCGACTTTCGCAAGAACATGTCCGCCGAAGCCGACCGGCTTGTCGACGACGTCGACGTGACGCTGGTCACCCGCACGGGTGCGTCGAATTTCGTCGTCATGTCCGAGGCGGATTTCAATTCCTGGCGCGAAACCCTCTATCTGCTTGGTTCGCCCAAGAACGCCGCGCATCTTCTGGATTCCCTGCGGGAGCTGGATGCGGGCAAGGGTGAAGCGCGTGACCTGCTCCGGCCATCCGACATGGATGCATGA
- a CDS encoding Txe/YoeB family addiction module toxin: MTLTFSSRAWSDYLEWANEAGTRQGAKMLARVNRLIDEAARSPGDGIGKPEPLRGQLSGCWSRRITEEHRLVYRHTGTGLDIIACRYHYTGLE; encoded by the coding sequence ATGACGCTCACCTTTTCCTCACGGGCATGGTCCGACTATCTCGAATGGGCGAATGAGGCTGGCACCCGGCAGGGGGCAAAGATGCTCGCCCGCGTCAACCGCCTCATCGATGAAGCCGCCCGGTCGCCCGGCGATGGCATCGGCAAGCCGGAACCGCTTCGTGGTCAGCTGTCCGGATGCTGGAGCCGCAGGATCACGGAGGAACACCGGCTGGTATACCGCCACACAGGCACAGGACTGGATATCATCGCCTGCCGGTATCACTATACCGGCCTTGAATGA
- the cas2 gene encoding CRISPR-associated endonuclease Cas2: protein MATAEMLTVFTYDIANDRRRRRIAKILEEKLARVQESVFEGRLTARQADAIRKRIEALMKPDDSLRVYAIAKDALPRCHQTGGVPVLDDSDYWLL, encoded by the coding sequence ATGGCCACCGCGGAAATGCTCACCGTCTTCACATATGACATCGCCAACGACAGGCGGCGACGCCGGATCGCGAAGATCCTCGAGGAAAAACTGGCGCGCGTTCAGGAAAGTGTTTTCGAAGGGCGGCTGACGGCAAGGCAGGCAGATGCGATTCGCAAGCGCATCGAAGCATTGATGAAGCCGGATGACAGTCTCCGCGTCTACGCAATCGCGAAGGATGCGCTCCCGCGCTGCCACCAAACGGGCGGCGTCCCGGTTCTCGACGACAGCGACTACTGGCTGCTTTGA
- the cas1 gene encoding CRISPR-associated endonuclease Cas1, producing the protein MTLRREGINLFEQATRLDTLEQAWRRVHANHGCAGTDGVTVERFAERASQRLLGLCNRLRDGSYHPEPLRVFDVPKGNGEFRRLAIPSVPDRIAQGAAAQTLMPLLDREFEPNSFAYRPGRSVNQAVAAIRKYRDEGFVHVVEGDIERYFDQVPHDRLLDRLETTIRGFHGMNALLDLVALWLESAGVDLDTPGLGIPQGSPLSPLLSNLYLDCIDAHFADNMTGLRMIRFADDFVILCRREKRTREALAQMEKLLAEQGLRLNPDKTRIADFDRGFRFLGNLFVRSIVMPSKEDAGSGDRNESLQLLRWIAGEDAAADEREALEEKRREAGLDAGLRILYLHETGRVLATRQSLFTVETPQGELAGRREILAIPCDRIDRIEIGPAASVEEDALRLALLSGTLLHHVNGVGETIGVTASPSSDHGGLHLAQARIALDAELRLDLARRIVDARIRNQRATLNKLNRKVRSKTVIGACKDLGTLIRKLPIATDVPALLGYEGAAGATYWPSLALLVKPAFAVNERRFKRIRQPPPDPFNLVLNYLSWLLARDVGTIVRRHGLHPGFGALHSAADGQDACVYDLMEIYRASLVEGLAVYLFNNHKLDEVHFEIRESDGALRLAKDGHRSIIGGYEERMKQAMKSRRSGRNLRWRRLIEEDVVAYARHCRSNGIGDAAFSPWRVDY; encoded by the coding sequence ATGACCCTTCGACGGGAAGGGATCAACCTTTTCGAGCAGGCGACGCGGCTCGATACACTGGAACAGGCATGGCGTCGCGTGCACGCCAATCACGGCTGTGCGGGCACCGATGGCGTCACGGTCGAGCGTTTTGCCGAGCGCGCGTCACAGCGTTTGCTCGGTCTCTGCAACCGCCTTCGCGACGGAAGCTATCACCCCGAACCATTGCGCGTCTTCGATGTGCCGAAGGGCAATGGCGAGTTCCGGCGACTGGCCATCCCGTCCGTGCCTGACAGGATCGCGCAGGGTGCTGCAGCACAGACCCTCATGCCGCTACTGGATCGGGAGTTCGAGCCGAACAGCTTCGCCTACCGGCCCGGCCGTTCGGTCAACCAGGCTGTGGCCGCTATCCGCAAGTATCGGGACGAGGGTTTCGTCCATGTCGTCGAGGGAGACATCGAGCGATATTTCGACCAGGTGCCGCACGATCGCCTGCTCGACCGGCTGGAAACGACGATCCGCGGCTTTCACGGGATGAATGCACTGCTCGACCTCGTCGCACTCTGGCTCGAATCGGCCGGCGTCGATCTCGATACGCCCGGTCTCGGCATCCCGCAGGGTTCGCCACTCTCCCCGCTGCTCTCCAACCTGTATCTCGACTGTATCGACGCCCATTTCGCCGACAATATGACCGGTCTGCGGATGATCCGCTTCGCCGATGATTTCGTCATTCTCTGCCGGCGGGAGAAACGCACCCGGGAAGCACTTGCGCAGATGGAGAAGCTGCTTGCCGAACAGGGATTGCGTCTCAATCCCGACAAGACGCGCATTGCGGATTTCGATCGCGGGTTTCGCTTCCTCGGCAATCTGTTCGTCCGCTCCATCGTCATGCCTTCGAAGGAAGATGCGGGATCGGGCGACCGTAACGAGAGCCTGCAACTGCTACGCTGGATTGCGGGCGAAGATGCGGCAGCGGACGAAAGGGAGGCACTCGAGGAGAAGCGCCGCGAAGCCGGTCTCGATGCCGGCCTGCGGATCCTCTATCTGCACGAAACCGGACGGGTTCTCGCCACCCGGCAATCCCTGTTCACCGTCGAGACACCGCAAGGCGAGCTTGCCGGACGGCGGGAGATACTTGCCATCCCTTGCGATCGGATCGACCGCATCGAAATCGGTCCGGCCGCGAGCGTCGAAGAGGATGCATTGCGGCTCGCGCTGCTTTCCGGAACACTCTTGCACCATGTCAATGGGGTGGGCGAGACCATCGGCGTCACGGCCTCCCCTTCGAGCGACCACGGCGGTCTGCATCTCGCCCAGGCAAGGATCGCCCTCGATGCTGAATTGCGCCTCGACCTTGCCCGACGGATCGTCGATGCCCGTATCCGCAACCAGCGCGCCACACTCAACAAGCTCAACCGCAAGGTGCGCTCGAAAACGGTGATCGGCGCTTGCAAGGATCTCGGCACCCTGATCCGCAAGCTGCCGATTGCAACCGACGTGCCAGCGCTTCTCGGCTACGAGGGAGCGGCCGGTGCCACTTACTGGCCGTCGCTCGCCTTGCTGGTCAAACCCGCATTTGCCGTCAATGAGCGGCGTTTCAAGCGGATCCGCCAGCCTCCGCCCGACCCGTTCAATCTCGTTCTGAACTATCTGTCATGGCTGCTCGCACGCGATGTCGGGACCATCGTTCGCCGCCATGGCCTGCATCCGGGCTTCGGCGCCCTGCATTCGGCAGCGGACGGGCAGGATGCCTGCGTCTACGATCTCATGGAGATCTATCGGGCGTCACTGGTCGAGGGGCTTGCCGTCTATCTGTTCAACAACCACAAGCTCGACGAGGTACATTTCGAGATCCGCGAGAGCGACGGCGCCCTGCGTCTCGCCAAGGACGGACATCGGTCGATCATCGGCGGATATGAGGAGCGGATGAAGCAGGCCATGAAAAGCCGCCGCAGCGGGCGGAACCTGCGCTGGCGCCGCCTCATCGAGGAAGACGTGGTCGCGTATGCCCGCCATTGTCGCTCGAACGGGATCGGCGATGCGGCCTTCAGTCCCTGGAGGGTGGATTACTGA